The following proteins come from a genomic window of Candidatus Obscuribacter sp.:
- a CDS encoding TrbI/VirB10 family protein, which produces MIKAEVKVIGSLALSFGMLTGSILTQDAVAYGRQDNRDSRQARFAPAASGATKNQLMEPKNVPDFATMQPGNDGGTRINGNGGSGTALRADLASTTLPVQTRLKLVLETSVDAKQSQPGDIFESHVKDDLFIGTVLLLPKGSLIRGRVAEVTKPRLLSRAAKIGLKLEQIVTPQGEVIPLDAALEFQKGMTNTKGQLDPGTNFGTRVEGNLRAVTGMNSTGTARGALIAANVATLGAPAIATAIGGSAIAIFKAGDNVSLAPGQEIEVQLTNDLGLQLN; this is translated from the coding sequence TTGATAAAAGCAGAAGTAAAAGTAATCGGCAGCCTGGCGCTCTCTTTTGGGATGCTTACAGGCTCGATACTGACGCAGGATGCTGTCGCTTATGGTAGGCAAGACAACCGCGACTCAAGACAAGCGCGCTTTGCGCCGGCAGCTAGCGGTGCTACCAAAAATCAATTGATGGAGCCCAAAAACGTCCCTGACTTTGCCACAATGCAACCTGGCAATGATGGTGGCACCCGCATCAATGGCAACGGCGGCAGCGGCACAGCCCTGAGAGCAGATCTGGCCTCGACCACTCTACCAGTGCAGACCCGCCTAAAACTCGTGCTTGAGACATCGGTAGACGCCAAACAAAGCCAACCGGGCGATATCTTTGAGTCACATGTCAAAGACGATCTCTTTATTGGTACAGTTTTGCTCTTGCCCAAAGGCAGCTTAATAAGAGGACGTGTAGCCGAAGTAACCAAACCTCGCCTGCTCAGCCGAGCTGCCAAAATCGGTCTCAAGCTTGAGCAAATAGTCACACCACAGGGTGAAGTAATCCCTCTGGATGCGGCTCTTGAGTTTCAAAAGGGCATGACCAACACCAAAGGACAACTCGATCCGGGCACCAATTTTGGTACCAGAGTAGAGGGCAATTTGCGCGCTGTCACCGGCATGAATAGTACTGGCACCGCTCGTGGTGCGCTGATTGCCGCCAACGTAGCCACACTCGGTGCGCCAGCCATCGCCACTGCCATTGGCGGCTCGGCAATCGCCATTTTTAAAGCTGGAGACAATGTCAGCCTAGCTCCTGGTCAGGAGATAGAGGTACAACTCACTAACGATCTGGGCTTGCAGCTTAACTAA
- a CDS encoding YggT family protein has protein sequence MNAVLQILDGTIGLFTMLVFIKCLLSWFPGVNQYDQPFRLLNQIVNPVLDPVRRVIPPISGLDLSPMILIIGLQFIQRAIHMFL, from the coding sequence ATGAATGCAGTGCTGCAAATCCTTGACGGTACAATCGGCCTCTTTACCATGCTGGTCTTTATCAAGTGCCTTTTGTCCTGGTTTCCTGGCGTCAATCAATATGACCAGCCGTTTCGCCTGCTCAACCAGATTGTCAATCCAGTGCTTGACCCAGTCCGTCGTGTAATTCCGCCAATTAGCGGTCTTGATCTGTCTCCGATGATACTTATCATTGGTCTGCAATTTATCCAGCGCGCCATCCATATGTTCCTCTAG
- a CDS encoding GGDEF domain-containing protein, which yields MTQFNQDMPKKNQLPDRTFIRDGVFHRQLSNVRNQVWNDGKVKALEKANEPGQREAGDIFSHVRPGETEITLTEDDLDLIAFYDGMPGCYNFRYLHRKLTREVKRSKRYNRPTSVVIVGVDGFANVEMSFGPLAADTVVFSVIEFLLAGVRTDVDMVGRLADDRYVLVLPETPGRGATILADRLRKQFESLDLRHNWHKMPITLSFGIAYFPGHGEDPRELIARADLACEFVQERGGNGFAFAPEG from the coding sequence ATGACTCAATTTAACCAGGACATGCCCAAGAAAAACCAACTGCCGGACCGGACTTTTATCCGGGACGGAGTGTTTCACAGGCAGCTATCCAATGTGCGTAACCAGGTCTGGAATGACGGCAAAGTCAAAGCCCTTGAAAAGGCTAATGAGCCGGGTCAAAGAGAAGCTGGCGATATCTTCAGTCATGTCCGACCAGGCGAAACCGAAATCACCCTGACTGAGGATGACCTCGACCTTATCGCTTTTTATGATGGTATGCCAGGTTGCTATAACTTCCGTTATTTGCACCGCAAGCTCACCCGCGAGGTCAAGCGCTCTAAGCGTTATAACAGACCGACATCGGTGGTAATTGTTGGTGTGGACGGCTTTGCCAATGTCGAGATGAGCTTTGGTCCACTGGCAGCTGACACAGTTGTGTTTAGTGTTATCGAGTTTTTGCTGGCGGGCGTGCGCACCGATGTAGATATGGTGGGACGTCTTGCTGACGATCGTTATGTCCTGGTATTACCGGAGACACCTGGACGGGGTGCCACCATTTTGGCTGACCGTCTGCGTAAGCAATTCGAGAGCCTCGATTTGCGTCACAACTGGCACAAGATGCCAATTACATTGAGTTTTGGTATCGCGTATTTTCCTGGACATGGCGAAGACCCACGTGAGCTTATCGCTCGCGCAGATCTGGCCTGTGAATTTGTACAGGAACGCGGCGGCAACGGATTTGCGTTTGCACCCGAGGGTTAG
- a CDS encoding M48 family metalloprotease: MSAADVSTRRRFPRISSTAFEHPQDKQALEALRKIPVLDKVVHKFIELGAERYFRVQLLGGAVHVTPKQCPKVYQLFKEAAEILDMHEPDLFLVSSPIVNAYTFGVDRPFVVLQSGLVDLLSEDELRAVMGHELGHIKAGHVLYRSLVLILLQLGSMVVPITGLASFALRVALADWYRKSELTADRAELLVCQDLNVSLNVHMKLAAGSKTIFNQMDSQEFLRQADSYEDMDYSTLNKFYKLFREMFLSHPLPVYRAKEIKQFAESNAFKEIMAGRYPTKDQEVKTRMCPHCGVEVAPSFFFCPDCGKNTRI, encoded by the coding sequence ATGAGTGCAGCAGATGTTAGTACCCGACGCCGTTTTCCACGGATATCCTCCACGGCATTCGAACATCCACAGGACAAACAGGCACTGGAAGCCCTGCGCAAAATCCCAGTACTGGACAAAGTAGTCCACAAATTTATCGAGCTAGGCGCGGAGCGCTATTTTAGAGTGCAACTCCTGGGTGGAGCTGTACATGTCACACCCAAGCAATGTCCCAAGGTCTATCAGCTCTTCAAAGAAGCTGCCGAAATTTTAGACATGCATGAGCCGGATCTCTTCCTGGTATCCAGCCCCATTGTAAACGCTTACACATTTGGTGTAGACCGCCCCTTTGTAGTCTTGCAGAGCGGACTGGTGGACTTGCTCTCAGAAGACGAGCTACGAGCCGTCATGGGTCACGAGTTAGGTCACATCAAAGCTGGACACGTGCTTTATCGCAGTCTTGTTTTGATACTGTTGCAGCTTGGCAGTATGGTAGTGCCAATTACTGGTCTTGCGTCATTTGCACTACGTGTAGCACTAGCTGACTGGTATCGTAAATCAGAGCTTACAGCTGACCGCGCCGAGCTACTGGTATGCCAGGATCTCAATGTCTCACTCAATGTCCACATGAAGCTAGCGGCAGGATCTAAGACCATCTTTAATCAGATGGATTCGCAAGAATTTTTGCGCCAGGCAGATAGCTACGAAGACATGGATTACAGCACACTCAATAAGTTTTACAAGCTCTTCCGCGAGATGTTTTTGTCTCACCCACTACCTGTGTACAGAGCCAAAGAAATCAAACAGTTTGCTGAGTCCAATGCCTTTAAAGAAATCATGGCTGGTCGCTATCCAACCAAAGACCAAGAAGTCAAAACACGCATGTGTCCTCACTGCGGCGTAGAAGTAGCACCGTCATTTTTCTTCTGTCCAGATTGCGGCAAAAACACCCGCATTTAA
- the kdsB gene encoding 3-deoxy-manno-octulosonate cytidylyltransferase, whose translation MHPKVAVVIPSRYASTRFPGKPLVKIAGISMVERVYKQAKACRLVSEVLVATDDDRIADEVARFGGEFIITRSDHATGTDRLAEVANKRPDLDIIVNIQGDEPLIEPALVDQVIAPVLDGSAEMSTLAYPLVETADINNSQIVKAVVGVNGFALYFSRLPVPFDRDAAEGKPAQAKYLGHAGLYVYKRETLLKIAALSESPLESSEKLEQLRALENGVKIKVVVVDRAVRTPAVDVPADVAIVESFIAALASKS comes from the coding sequence ATGCACCCCAAGGTCGCAGTTGTCATACCCAGTCGTTATGCCTCAACCCGTTTCCCAGGCAAGCCTCTGGTCAAAATCGCTGGCATCTCGATGGTCGAGCGCGTCTATAAGCAGGCCAAAGCCTGTCGCCTCGTTAGCGAAGTCCTGGTGGCCACCGATGACGACCGCATCGCCGATGAAGTAGCGCGTTTTGGCGGTGAATTTATCATCACCAGAAGCGACCATGCCACAGGCACCGACCGCCTTGCCGAAGTAGCAAACAAACGCCCGGATCTCGATATCATCGTCAATATCCAGGGTGATGAGCCCCTGATTGAGCCAGCTCTAGTCGATCAAGTAATTGCTCCCGTACTCGATGGCAGTGCCGAGATGTCCACCCTGGCTTACCCTCTGGTAGAAACAGCCGATATAAACAACTCCCAAATAGTCAAAGCAGTGGTGGGCGTAAATGGCTTTGCTCTGTACTTTAGCCGCTTGCCAGTACCCTTTGACCGCGACGCTGCCGAAGGCAAACCAGCACAAGCAAAATATCTGGGGCATGCTGGACTATATGTCTACAAGCGTGAAACCTTGCTAAAAATCGCTGCTTTAAGCGAATCTCCGTTAGAATCATCTGAAAAACTAGAACAGCTAAGAGCACTTGAAAACGGCGTCAAAATCAAAGTAGTTGTGGTAGACCGCGCTGTACGCACGCCAGCTGTGGATGTGCCAGCCGATGTGGCAATAGTGGAATCTTTTATAGCGGCATTAGCGTCAAAGTCTTGA
- a CDS encoding glycerophosphodiester phosphodiesterase: MNSKTKVFAHRGGREWAPENTMAAFELALDLHVDGIELDIQRCATGELVVIHDEDINRTTNGVGLVEHISLDELRRLSCGQWFDQYFAEQKVPLLQEVLDLVDGKCILNIEVKNAPVRYPDIEEELVNLLSDYKHRDTLIISSFDHYVLERVGKLAPDLKLGLLADCVLMDLPAYAKRLNTKYFHPGIDSLRADIVEECHAHGIEVNPWTVNGRQAWSRAIKMGVDGIVTDDPEGLMVLLGRAVAAVSGPELR; encoded by the coding sequence ATGAACTCAAAAACTAAAGTCTTCGCCCACAGGGGCGGCCGTGAGTGGGCTCCCGAAAACACCATGGCGGCCTTTGAGCTGGCGCTCGATCTCCATGTCGATGGCATTGAGCTTGATATCCAGCGCTGTGCTACCGGTGAGCTTGTGGTCATCCATGACGAGGATATTAATCGCACCACTAATGGTGTCGGACTCGTTGAGCATATCAGTCTCGATGAGCTGCGCCGGCTCTCATGTGGCCAGTGGTTTGATCAATATTTTGCTGAGCAAAAAGTACCGCTATTGCAAGAAGTGCTGGACCTGGTAGACGGCAAATGTATCCTCAATATCGAAGTCAAAAACGCGCCGGTGCGCTATCCCGACATTGAAGAAGAACTTGTCAATTTGCTCTCTGATTACAAGCATCGCGACACTTTGATCATTAGCTCATTTGATCATTATGTCCTGGAGCGTGTGGGTAAACTGGCGCCAGATCTTAAGCTCGGGCTTTTAGCCGATTGTGTTTTGATGGATTTGCCAGCTTATGCCAAAAGGCTCAATACCAAATATTTCCATCCCGGTATCGACAGTCTCAGAGCCGATATCGTGGAGGAGTGTCATGCTCATGGTATCGAGGTCAATCCCTGGACAGTAAATGGACGCCAGGCCTGGAGCCGCGCTATCAAAATGGGTGTGGATGGTATCGTCACCGATGACCCCGAAGGTCTGATGGTGCTATTGGGACGGGCTGTGGCGGCTGTAAGCGGGCCCGAGCTGAGATAA
- a CDS encoding tetratricopeptide repeat protein, with product MLKAKQKASQATISRVAISWLAFLALTIMSQCAIFAAAPSIWQQATDAYLQGNYQQSERLFLLCLKEAEQNGNKADQVVALSNLAKVEAQLGKLEASEGYIKKSLPLIKEREGPGSLSLSESLNTLAAIKQKYGQVNEAILLLKQAIEVDNTGGRGTSQHTATTYCNLGVCLYISKRNLEAEKYFAKAISIDQALPKTIASATHLAEYAKLLRATGRAKQASALDAQADSIRAANKGLVN from the coding sequence TTGCTCAAAGCAAAACAAAAGGCATCTCAAGCAACTATCTCTCGGGTAGCGATTAGTTGGCTCGCTTTTTTGGCACTGACAATCATGAGCCAGTGCGCCATATTTGCAGCAGCGCCATCAATCTGGCAACAAGCTACAGACGCCTACTTGCAAGGCAATTACCAGCAGTCAGAGCGACTGTTTTTGCTATGTCTAAAAGAAGCCGAACAGAACGGAAACAAAGCAGACCAAGTAGTCGCCCTCAGCAATCTGGCAAAAGTAGAAGCACAACTGGGTAAATTGGAAGCAAGCGAAGGCTATATCAAAAAATCATTGCCACTGATAAAAGAGCGGGAAGGTCCCGGCAGCCTCAGTCTGTCAGAAAGTTTGAACACACTAGCGGCAATAAAACAAAAATACGGTCAAGTAAACGAAGCCATCTTACTGCTCAAACAGGCAATAGAAGTGGACAACACAGGTGGTCGCGGCACAAGCCAACACACAGCAACAACTTATTGCAACCTGGGAGTTTGTCTCTATATCTCAAAACGCAATCTTGAAGCCGAAAAGTATTTTGCTAAGGCTATATCGATAGATCAAGCACTACCAAAAACAATTGCCAGCGCCACACATCTAGCTGAATACGCCAAGCTACTGCGCGCTACAGGTCGCGCCAAACAAGCCAGTGCACTGGACGCTCAGGCAGACTCCATAAGAGCGGCAAACAAAGGTCTGGTCAACTAA
- the folD gene encoding bifunctional methylenetetrahydrofolate dehydrogenase/methenyltetrahydrofolate cyclohydrolase FolD: MAKVIDGKAVAQAVKDRIKTEVADYLKANSHIKRKPGLAVVLVGEDPASRTYVKNKIAACEAVGIESFHHKLPADSSQGTIEELVKKLNDDATVDGILVQLPLPSHLNSKAVLALIDPDKDVDGLTAVNQGRLTLGEEGLFPCTPLGVMELLKYKNVELKGKNAVVVGRSALVGKPVALLLLAQDATVTMCHSKTKNLKEVCLAADVLVAAVGRAHMIKGDWVKPGAVVIDVGINRIEDASGKGKLTGDVDYSAAYGPASAITPVPGGVGPMTVAMLLANTFHSFTRRHARG; encoded by the coding sequence ATGGCTAAGGTAATTGATGGTAAGGCAGTGGCTCAGGCTGTCAAAGATCGCATCAAGACCGAAGTTGCCGATTATCTCAAAGCCAATAGTCATATTAAGCGCAAACCAGGTCTGGCTGTGGTACTTGTCGGTGAAGACCCGGCCAGTCGTACCTATGTCAAAAACAAAATTGCTGCCTGCGAAGCTGTTGGTATTGAGAGCTTCCATCACAAATTACCTGCCGATAGCAGTCAGGGCACAATCGAAGAACTTGTCAAAAAACTCAATGATGATGCCACTGTTGATGGCATTCTGGTGCAACTACCTCTGCCATCACATCTCAATTCCAAAGCTGTCCTGGCTTTAATTGATCCCGATAAAGATGTAGACGGTTTGACTGCTGTCAATCAAGGGCGTCTCACTCTCGGTGAAGAGGGGCTATTTCCCTGCACTCCACTGGGCGTGATGGAGCTGCTCAAATACAAAAATGTCGAGCTTAAAGGCAAAAATGCCGTTGTTGTCGGTCGCTCCGCTCTGGTCGGCAAACCAGTGGCACTCTTGCTTTTGGCACAAGATGCCACGGTGACAATGTGCCATAGCAAAACCAAAAATCTCAAAGAAGTTTGTCTGGCTGCCGATGTACTTGTTGCTGCTGTTGGTCGTGCACACATGATCAAAGGCGATTGGGTCAAGCCGGGAGCCGTGGTGATTGATGTTGGCATCAATCGTATTGAGGACGCGAGCGGCAAAGGCAAATTGACTGGCGACGTCGACTATTCAGCAGCCTACGGCCCAGCCAGCGCTATCACTCCTGTACCAGGCGGTGTTGGTCCGATGACAGTGGCCATGCTTTTAGCCAATACTTTCCATTCATTCACCAGGCGCCATGCCAGAGGCTAA
- the thiL gene encoding thiamine-phosphate kinase, with translation MAKIKEWTASPFIGDDCAVLPGWGLVTSDTLVEGTHFRLDWTDMVSLGYKSCAVNLSDIAAMAGRPRFITVALTLPRQFGESELRQLYLGLNQCAALHRAKIIGGDLTGGDKLAISITAIGDVHESGVMRRNGAQSGDLVIVTGDFGGSGAALSLLNRESINAPSPYAHDLQSSLQLGLLKPGSDSRLILDKHFRPEPRLRESWALVQATSGRGSLMDASDGLADALVQIAFASGVSMAIELGDIPLSPGVDKFCASWGQRDALAFALYGGEDYELVGTIPEDLWHSHPQLAQTFKVIGTVSGKTPSVVQFLEDGKSTDRLSGFADLSNCFQHFW, from the coding sequence TTGGCCAAGATAAAGGAGTGGACAGCCAGTCCCTTTATTGGCGACGATTGCGCTGTTTTGCCCGGTTGGGGGCTTGTCACCAGCGATACTTTAGTGGAAGGCACACACTTCCGGCTGGACTGGACCGACATGGTCAGCCTTGGCTATAAAAGCTGTGCTGTCAATCTCAGCGATATTGCAGCCATGGCCGGTCGTCCACGTTTTATTACAGTGGCTTTAACTCTGCCCAGACAGTTTGGTGAGTCAGAACTAAGGCAACTTTATTTAGGTTTAAATCAATGTGCTGCTTTGCACCGCGCCAAAATTATTGGCGGTGATTTAACCGGCGGCGACAAGCTTGCTATCTCAATTACAGCAATAGGTGATGTGCACGAGTCAGGTGTGATGCGTCGCAACGGCGCACAAAGCGGCGATCTGGTCATAGTCACAGGCGATTTTGGTGGCAGTGGTGCGGCATTGAGTTTGCTCAACCGCGAGTCGATTAATGCTCCGAGCCCTTATGCCCACGACTTGCAGAGTTCTTTGCAGCTTGGTCTACTCAAACCCGGCAGCGATTCGCGTTTGATTCTAGACAAGCATTTCCGCCCTGAGCCTCGTTTGCGTGAGTCATGGGCACTGGTACAGGCAACTTCCGGTCGGGGCTCTTTAATGGATGCTTCTGATGGTCTGGCTGATGCCCTGGTGCAAATCGCTTTTGCCAGTGGCGTATCAATGGCTATTGAGCTAGGTGATATACCACTATCACCCGGTGTGGATAAATTTTGTGCAAGCTGGGGGCAGCGCGATGCACTGGCATTTGCCCTCTATGGCGGCGAAGACTATGAGTTAGTCGGCACAATCCCTGAGGATTTATGGCATAGCCACCCTCAGCTGGCCCAGACATTTAAGGTGATTGGCACTGTGAGCGGTAAAACGCCTTCAGTTGTGCAGTTTTTGGAGGATGGCAAAAGCACAGATAGGCTCTCTGGCTTTGCCGATTTGAGTAATTGTTTTCAGCATTTCTGGTAA
- a CDS encoding cation:dicarboxylase symporter family transporter, which produces MVDSTSNDGHPTKAKKPFSIGLTAQIFIGLVVGIVVGKFFPAFGVAMSPGADVFLHLIKTIIAPLVFATLVVGIAGSSHSHSIGRLGVKCFVYFEVVTTFALAVGLLVVNIFKPGAGVNLADASTAQATELLAKQPSGGDLIVHIFPTSIIDSMARGDVLQIVVFTIIFALGVKAAKATQIVDLCQSLSEVMFKYTGYVMKFAPIGVACAMSNTVGKYGLDVLFSLGKLVGTLYLALIIFVICVLGPVMYIAKVPVKKFLTAVKEPFILAFSTTSSEAALPKALQAMESIGVPRPVVSFVLPLGYTFNLDGTTLYLSLAAVFVAQAAGVEMPIEKQVLMLITLMLTSKGVAAVPRASLVILAGTLASFNLPLAGIALILGVDTLMDMARTSVNVFGNCLASVVLARWEGVFDDKAGEPVVTATETAVALETAV; this is translated from the coding sequence GTGGTAGATAGTACAAGCAATGACGGGCATCCCACAAAAGCAAAAAAGCCATTTAGCATCGGTCTTACCGCCCAAATTTTTATTGGGCTTGTAGTCGGCATTGTGGTTGGCAAATTCTTCCCAGCTTTTGGCGTTGCCATGTCGCCTGGTGCTGATGTCTTTTTGCATCTGATCAAAACAATCATCGCCCCTCTTGTTTTTGCCACTCTGGTAGTGGGCATCGCCGGTTCGTCTCACAGTCACTCAATAGGTAGGCTTGGAGTAAAGTGCTTTGTCTACTTTGAAGTAGTGACAACTTTTGCTCTGGCAGTCGGTCTACTTGTGGTCAATATCTTCAAGCCTGGCGCTGGAGTCAATCTTGCCGATGCCTCCACAGCGCAAGCCACTGAGCTACTAGCCAAGCAACCCAGTGGCGGCGATTTGATTGTTCATATTTTTCCTACCAGTATCATCGACTCAATGGCCCGCGGCGACGTCTTGCAAATCGTGGTCTTTACCATCATCTTTGCCCTTGGCGTCAAAGCAGCAAAAGCGACACAAATTGTCGACCTTTGCCAATCACTGTCCGAGGTGATGTTTAAGTACACTGGCTATGTCATGAAGTTTGCACCAATAGGCGTGGCCTGTGCCATGTCCAATACCGTTGGCAAGTACGGTCTCGATGTCTTGTTTAGTCTGGGCAAACTGGTTGGCACGCTCTATCTGGCTTTGATCATTTTTGTGATTTGTGTACTTGGTCCAGTGATGTATATCGCCAAAGTACCTGTCAAAAAGTTTCTTACTGCAGTAAAAGAACCTTTTATCCTGGCATTTAGCACCACAAGCTCAGAAGCAGCTCTACCAAAAGCGCTGCAAGCAATGGAAAGCATTGGTGTACCTAGACCAGTGGTCAGCTTTGTCCTGCCGCTGGGCTATACATTCAACCTGGACGGCACCACACTCTACCTATCTTTGGCGGCAGTATTTGTCGCTCAGGCAGCTGGCGTGGAAATGCCCATCGAAAAACAAGTCTTGATGCTGATTACACTGATGCTCACAAGCAAGGGCGTAGCGGCTGTGCCAAGAGCCTCTCTGGTGATTCTGGCGGGCACTCTAGCGAGCTTCAATCTGCCTTTAGCAGGTATTGCGCTTATCCTGGGGGTAGACACGCTGATGGACATGGCCAGGACCTCGGTAAATGTCTTTGGCAACTGCCTGGCATCAGTTGTACTGGCCCGCTGGGAAGGTGTATTTGATGACAAAGCAGGCGAACCAGTTGTAACCGCCACAGAAACGGCAGTTGCCCTGGAGACAGCGGTTTAA
- a CDS encoding diguanylate cyclase, whose protein sequence is MPNEENISAHTIYILSAVELEDVMACTHELCARVLGAQSTVVMMWDADLEQISEHRMFGSMVTEMTELAEAIQDVDGDLLSRVLTSTDTPVSRSTGDIRVEFIDSRLINKMDAARRLSILEKLGTVLTLRVFFKGVLSALVVISGPDLPSALHTQDLVSGAPIAVALSRAWEMKELQRENERLRSQYEEIEEKTSSMEEQTLKLIHDITARDAIRMKHLERERLVYWISNAVRSSVHIKEVVDTTVEKIGTTFGVSRCLLLRAEKTTSDDVTDMEVFEFCRNGVEPARELFFTEDGRAFTKLALSKETPESIEIQDLSTKATYDPNFLNLLSLRSGLIVPLIMRDTILGVLFLQDISFDRDWSIDDISLIGSLADNLSVAIENAELHQEREKQAVTDGLTGVNNRRSFNENLQKEFERAKRYDQPLSLVIVDLDFLKKINDQYGHMAGDEAIRSIGGVLKLSSRSTDFVARYGGEEFCLLLPNTGIEMAEQLAERLRRKINEITVTGYGNISASLGVSNFPLHCNDAEELFGTADAALYKAKQGGRNCVKVAADLIVDLSQTGPLPAVQMQAIATTEDSTQASETAS, encoded by the coding sequence ATGCCAAACGAGGAAAACATTAGCGCTCATACCATTTACATCCTTTCGGCTGTAGAGCTGGAAGACGTAATGGCCTGCACCCATGAGCTTTGTGCCCGTGTACTTGGGGCTCAAAGTACGGTTGTGATGATGTGGGATGCGGACCTGGAGCAAATTTCAGAGCACCGTATGTTTGGCTCTATGGTCACTGAGATGACCGAGCTGGCTGAGGCTATTCAAGATGTTGACGGTGATTTGTTGAGCCGTGTTTTGACCTCCACCGATACTCCAGTCTCACGCAGCACCGGTGATATCAGGGTTGAATTTATTGACTCGCGTCTGATAAATAAGATGGACGCCGCCAGGCGCCTCAGTATTTTAGAAAAATTGGGGACTGTTCTTACTCTCCGGGTCTTTTTTAAGGGAGTGCTTTCGGCTCTTGTGGTTATCTCCGGCCCGGACTTGCCTTCGGCTTTGCATACACAGGATCTCGTCTCTGGAGCTCCCATAGCTGTTGCGCTCAGTCGCGCCTGGGAAATGAAAGAGCTACAGCGCGAAAACGAAAGACTGCGCAGTCAGTACGAAGAGATTGAAGAAAAAACCAGCAGCATGGAAGAGCAAACGCTCAAACTTATCCATGACATTACTGCTCGCGATGCAATCAGGATGAAACATCTGGAAAGAGAAAGATTGGTTTACTGGATCAGTAACGCTGTGCGCAGCTCTGTGCATATCAAAGAAGTGGTTGATACCACAGTAGAAAAAATCGGTACGACTTTTGGTGTCAGTCGCTGTTTGCTTTTGCGTGCCGAAAAAACGACATCAGACGATGTTACTGACATGGAAGTATTTGAGTTTTGTAGAAATGGTGTAGAACCCGCTCGTGAGTTGTTTTTTACTGAAGACGGTCGCGCCTTTACCAAGCTTGCTCTCTCCAAAGAAACACCAGAAAGTATTGAGATTCAGGATCTCAGTACCAAAGCCACTTATGATCCCAACTTTCTTAACTTGCTTTCTTTGCGCAGTGGTTTGATTGTGCCTCTAATTATGCGAGACACTATTTTGGGTGTGCTCTTTTTGCAGGATATTAGTTTTGACCGTGACTGGAGTATTGACGATATCAGTTTGATTGGCTCTCTCGCTGACAATCTCTCGGTCGCCATCGAAAACGCTGAGTTGCACCAGGAACGAGAAAAACAAGCTGTTACTGACGGTCTTACTGGTGTCAATAACAGACGCTCCTTCAACGAAAATCTACAGAAGGAATTTGAGCGGGCAAAGCGTTATGATCAGCCGCTTTCGCTTGTCATTGTTGATCTGGATTTTCTCAAAAAAATCAACGACCAGTATGGTCACATGGCCGGTGACGAAGCGATTCGCTCTATTGGTGGCGTGCTCAAATTATCCAGCCGCTCTACTGACTTTGTCGCTCGCTATGGTGGCGAAGAATTTTGTCTGTTGCTACCAAATACTGGTATTGAAATGGCAGAACAGCTAGCCGAGCGCTTGCGTCGCAAAATCAACGAAATAACAGTAACTGGTTACGGTAACATTTCTGCCAGTCTTGGTGTTTCAAACTTTCCGCTGCATTGCAATGATGCAGAAGAGCTGTTTGGTACAGCTGACGCCGCTCTCTACAAAGCTAAGCAAGGCGGACGCAACTGTGTCAAAGTTGCTGCCGATCTGATTGTCGACCTCAGCCAGACCGGTCCTTTGCCAGCTGTACAGATGCAAGCTATTGCCACAACTGAAGACAGCACGCAAGCTAGTGAAACTGCATCTTAG